One genomic region from Kineobactrum salinum encodes:
- a CDS encoding HU family DNA-binding protein — MNKTELIDAIAAAADLPKASAGRALDAVVDSITGALSKGDQVTLVGFGTFAVKHRAAREGRNPQTGQTIQIKASNVPGFKAGKALKDAVNS; from the coding sequence ACTGAACTTATTGATGCAATTGCTGCCGCTGCTGACCTTCCCAAAGCCTCAGCCGGACGTGCTCTCGACGCGGTAGTGGACAGTATCACTGGCGCACTCAGCAAGGGCGACCAGGTCACTCTGGTGGGTTTCGGCACCTTCGCCGTCAAACACCGTGCCGCGCGTGAGGGCCGTAATCCGCAAACGGGCCAGACCATACAGATCAAGGCCTCCAACGTTCCGGGTTTCAAGGCAGGCAAGGCATTGAAAGACGCAGTCAATTCCTGA